The sequence below is a genomic window from Streptococcus pantholopis.
GTTAAATATCAAAACATAGACGAGGCCGATAGCAAATATAAAGGTGAAGACAAAGCGTGACAAGGCTGGAAAACCTGCAGCAATCACATCAGCACCGATAATACCGACCGCTGTACTCATTGTCAGATAGGCTCCGGCAAAGATGGAACGCAAAGCGTATCGGGCCAAGCTTTCATTAAACAAGGCTTCTTTTTTAGCGCAGGCTGCGCCGATTTTTTCCTGAAATGGGGTCATAAATCACTCCTTGGTCGTTTTTGCGGGTTATGTTATTATTTATCAGAGATTGATTCCAAAGTCAAAAAGCGGCAGCAGCAGTTTTCTGACAGAAATGCAGGCCAGAACATTGGCTTAATGGCAGATGTTAAAAAGCTGAGAAAGCAGCAGCTTTTCTTTCAAGAAAATGGCTTCTTGCTTTCTCAGCCTTGAGAGCCCCGGCTTTTAAAGCTTCTAAATTTATAAAACAGCTTCTATTTGGTAAAATCAGTGTGCCGATGCGCCTGAATCGGCATCGGTAGCTGCCCCTGCACTGCCAGCGCTGTCTGAAGCTCCGGATGTGGCATCTGCTGCTCCGTGAGAAGCGGGGCCTGCACCGTGGCCGCCCACTAAACGTTGTCCGGTTTCTTTAAGATACCAATCCAGCCAAGGTTTAAAATTAAAGACAATTTCATTGATACCGGCATAAGACCCGTCAGGATAATACATAGCTTGATAGTTGTGGGTATTAATGACACTGTCCGGAGAACCTGGAACAATTGTTCTGACATATTCCTGATTGCCGTTGCGCAGTGTACCGATAACCCATTCAACATTTTTCATGCGAGCCGGCGGCAGAGAACCGTGAACAGTTGACATGCGATTTCCAACCTGCTCAGGAACCCGTTTGGCAAACATGGTTTCCGGATCCTGATGCGCATTGTTGTAGTATAGGAATTGATTATTGTCATCAGCATAAGTCAGCTCAAAAGGCATGGCATTTAAGAACATATTAAGCTGGTTAACTGTCAGTAAACCTTGGTCGAGTTTAACATAGGTATCTCCTTCGACAGCATTCACCAGTTTGGAAGCTTTTTCCAGCCATTCCGGATCATCCGGATCAATTTCTGTAATACTTGTTGCAATAGGTTTTCCACAGTCTAAATCTTCCGGTTCAATCGGTTTTGGTTTTTTCAATTGTGATACGACTCCCACATATTTTATGAAATTATCCAAGCAGCTTTCAAGGAAAGCAACCGTGCTTTCATTAGTAATATTGCCTTCTTCATCGAAAGCTTCTTTGGCCTTGCCCAGCAGAAACTCATTGCCCGGAAGCGTGTAGGCATTGACCCCCGGCGCATCAAGAATCTTGCGCAGGTGAACCTGAGCGCGCGATGTCCCTTGATCGTGGTAGGAAGCTCCGACAATCATAACAGGCTTGTTTTCAAAGGGATGCAAGTTAAAGGACAGCCACTCAAGGGTGCTTTTCAAGGCTGGAGTGGTCGTATGATTATGTTCGGGAGTTGCGATAATAACGCCGTCTGCACGGGTAATTTTATTATAGAGATAGCGAACAGCAAAGCTGTCAGACTGATCGTCATCCTGATTAAACATAGGAACATCTTTAATTTCAAGCACTTCCAGTTCAAATTTCAGTTTAAAATGGCGGCGAATGAATTCTAAGAGCATACGGTTATAGGACTGGTCAGCGTTTGAGCCGACAATTCCGACAAGTTTCATAATCGTTTTTCCTCCTTATGATAAGCTTTCCCAGTCAAAGTTTTCGGCTTCTTTCCGCAGTAAGGCCTGAGCATTTGACATTTTAGAAATCATCTTGACAAAGATACGGAAATCATCAAAAATAGCATCTAATTTTTGAATGGTTTCCAAATCGATCAGATTGTTGTCTGCATCGAAAGCCTGTAAGGAATGAGAAAGCAAAAACTCATCAGGCAGGACACTGGCTTTTAATTCAGGGGAGTTCAAAATTTGCCGGAGCTGAAGCTGTGCACGGGAAGATCCCAGCGTTCCAAAGGAGGCCCCTGTAATCATAACAGGTTTGTTCAGCAGCGGGAAAATGCCGTAAGACAGCCAAGCCAGCGCATTCATCAGAACAGCAGGAACAGAGTGGTCATACTCAGGCGTACCGATGATGACACCGTCTGACGCTTCAATTTTTGCGGCGATTTCGGTGACACTATCAGGCACTTTCCTGTCTGCGGGTTTATTAAAAATAGGGATATCTTTTATCTCAACCAGTTCAATAGCCGCTTTATCGGCAAAGTGCTTTTGCATATATTGGAGAAGCTGGCGGTTGGTTGAACGGGCAGAGTTGGTACCAACAAGTCCAATAAGTTTCATAGGGCAACCTCTTTTCTACTTTTATTTTCTTATAATATGATAACGTTTTCTAAAAATACTGTCAACTCAGTGCTAAAACAAAAAAAACATGGTAGAATAGCTATATGAAAAAAATGCTGCTGATTGCTGCTGGTTATCTGAGCCTTATTTTAGGAGTTATCGGTGTTGTTCTGCCGGTTTTGCCGACTACCCCTTTTCTCCTTTTATCAGGTTATTGTTTTGCCCGCAGTTCCAAAAAATTTGAGTTATGGCTGAAACAGACCAAACTTTATCAGTTCTATGTTGCGGACTATGCTGAAAGCAAAAGCATCGCCAAAGAGCGCAAAAAGAAAATTATCGTTCAGATTTATCTGCTGATGGGTCTGTCAGTCTGGCTGGCCCCAATCATCTGGGTGAAGATAGCTCTGCTGGCTTTGACGGTCTTTATCACCTATTATCTCTTTCGGGTCATTCCTGATAGATAGTTAGAATAACGAATAGATAAAAATGAAGGAAGGGAAGGAAAAGATGTCTAAAATACGTGGTTTTGAACTGGTTTCCGGTTTTACTGATGAGGGTTTGCTGCCGAGGCGTGAGACTGCTCATGCTGCCGGCTATGATTTAAAAGCGGCAGAACAAACAGAAATTGCTCCCGGCGCAATTGTTTTAGTTCCGACAGGTGTTAAGGCTTATATGCAGGCCGGCGAAGTACTCTGCCTCTATGACCGCTCTTCAAATCCGAGAAAAAAGGGCTTGGTGCTGATTAATTCTGTTGGTATTATTGATGGGGATTATTACAACAATCCTGCCAATGAGGGACATATTTTTGCACAAATGCAAAATATTACCGAGACAGCGGTGGTAATCGAGGCTGGAGAGCGGCTTGTTCAAGGGATTTTTATGCCCTTTTTAGTCGCTGATGGGGACACGGCTGACGGGATTCGTACAGGCGGTTTCGGCAGTACCGGAAAATAAAAAAGACTAAAGCACAGCCCGGAGGGGAGAAGCGGAAAGTGCAAAAGAAACGGTTTGTTGAAACGATCTGTTTGCCGCTTATAAATGCTGTTAAGTAAGAATTGATTAAAGAGGAGGAAGAACCTATCGCTAAAAAAAGAACGACCTTTGTCTGTCAAGAATGCGGCTACAATTCTCCCAAATATCTGGGGCGCTGTCCCAACTGTTCGGCTTGGTCCTCTTTTGTAGAGGAGGTTGAGACTGCTGAAGTCAAAAATGCGCGTGTCAGCTTGACAGGCGAGAAAACAAAACCGGTTAAGCTGACCGATATTGCTGCGATTAAGGTCAACCGTATCCAGACTGGGCTGGGAGAATTCAACCGTGTCTTGGGCGGAGGTGTTGTACCCGGAAGCCTGGTTCTTATCGGAGGGGATCCCGGTATCGGCAAATCGACCTTGCTTTTGCAGGTTTCAACCCAACTGGCTCATAAAGGAACTGTTCTCTACGTTTCAGGGGAAGAGTCAGCCGAGCAGATAAAGTTGCGGAGTGAACGTTTGGGAGATATTGACAATGCCTTTTACCTTTATGCCGAAACCAACATGCAGCTGATTCGGACGGAAATTGAAAAACTTCAGCCGGATTTCTTGATCATTGACTCTATTCAAACCATTATGAGTCCTGAAATTTCAAGTGTCCAAGGATCTGTCAGTCAAGTGCGGGAAGTAACAGCTGAGCTCATGCAGCTGGCTAAAACGAATAACATGGCAGTTTTTATTGTCGGTCATGTAACCAAGGAAGGAACCATAGCCGGCCCGCGTATGCTGGAACATATGGTTGACACTGTCTTGTATTTTGAAGGGGAACGTCATCATACTTTTCGTATCCTGCGGGCGGTT
It includes:
- a CDS encoding NADPH-dependent FMN reductase, with the protein product MKLIGLVGTNSARSTNRQLLQYMQKHFADKAAIELVEIKDIPIFNKPADRKVPDSVTEIAAKIEASDGVIIGTPEYDHSVPAVLMNALAWLSYGIFPLLNKPVMITGASFGTLGSSRAQLQLRQILNSPELKASVLPDEFLLSHSLQAFDADNNLIDLETIQKLDAIFDDFRIFVKMISKMSNAQALLRKEAENFDWESLS
- a CDS encoding NAD(P)H-dependent oxidoreductase, producing MKLVGIVGSNADQSYNRMLLEFIRRHFKLKFELEVLEIKDVPMFNQDDDQSDSFAVRYLYNKITRADGVIIATPEHNHTTTPALKSTLEWLSFNLHPFENKPVMIVGASYHDQGTSRAQVHLRKILDAPGVNAYTLPGNEFLLGKAKEAFDEEGNITNESTVAFLESCLDNFIKYVGVVSQLKKPKPIEPEDLDCGKPIATSITEIDPDDPEWLEKASKLVNAVEGDTYVKLDQGLLTVNQLNMFLNAMPFELTYADDNNQFLYYNNAHQDPETMFAKRVPEQVGNRMSTVHGSLPPARMKNVEWVIGTLRNGNQEYVRTIVPGSPDSVINTHNYQAMYYPDGSYAGINEIVFNFKPWLDWYLKETGQRLVGGHGAGPASHGAADATSGASDSAGSAGAATDADSGASAH
- the radA gene encoding DNA repair protein RadA, which produces MAKKRTTFVCQECGYNSPKYLGRCPNCSAWSSFVEEVETAEVKNARVSLTGEKTKPVKLTDIAAIKVNRIQTGLGEFNRVLGGGVVPGSLVLIGGDPGIGKSTLLLQVSTQLAHKGTVLYVSGEESAEQIKLRSERLGDIDNAFYLYAETNMQLIRTEIEKLQPDFLIIDSIQTIMSPEISSVQGSVSQVREVTAELMQLAKTNNMAVFIVGHVTKEGTIAGPRMLEHMVDTVLYFEGERHHTFRILRAVKNRFGSTNEIGIFEMRASGLAEILNPSQVFLEERLDGATGSAIVVTIEGSRPILAELQALVTPSVFGNAKRTTTGLDFNRVSLIMAVLEKRCGLLLQNQDAYLKSAGGVRLDEPAIDLAVAVALASSYKEEPTDPKTAFIGEIGLTGEIRRVNRIEQRIKEAAKLGFTKVYVPKNSLQGVEIPETIQVIAVRTVSEVLKKVFG
- a CDS encoding YbaN family protein; amino-acid sequence: MKKMLLIAAGYLSLILGVIGVVLPVLPTTPFLLLSGYCFARSSKKFELWLKQTKLYQFYVADYAESKSIAKERKKKIIVQIYLLMGLSVWLAPIIWVKIALLALTVFITYYLFRVIPDR
- a CDS encoding dUTP diphosphatase is translated as MSKIRGFELVSGFTDEGLLPRRETAHAAGYDLKAAEQTEIAPGAIVLVPTGVKAYMQAGEVLCLYDRSSNPRKKGLVLINSVGIIDGDYYNNPANEGHIFAQMQNITETAVVIEAGERLVQGIFMPFLVADGDTADGIRTGGFGSTGK